The Victivallis sp. Marseille-Q1083 genome has a window encoding:
- a CDS encoding transposase, which translates to MLYYANVKKGGLQKLADRGYDSDAIVEKTEKAVIPPRKNLRVQREYDKELYKLRYFIENAFMILKRWRGIATRYAKNTASFPAAVQITPDITYTYNQLE; encoded by the coding sequence GTGCTATATTATGCAAACGTCAAAAAAGGGGGACTGCAAAAATTGGCGGACCGAGGTTATGATTCGGACGCAATTGTTGAGAAAACAGAAAAAGCAGTTATTCCGCCAAGGAAGAATCTCAGGGTTCAACGTGAATATGATAAAGAGTTATACAAGTTACGATATTTTATCGAGAATGCATTTATGATCTTAAAACGTTGGCGCGGAATTGCAACCAGATATGCAAAGAACACCGCTTCGTTTCCTGCGGCAGTGCAAATCACGCCGGATATCACCTATACCTACAATCAGCTTGAATAA